AGCTTTTCAATAAACCTATCTTGTTACTACGACCCCATCATCCTTCTACGTGCAGTTCCAAAACGCCAGTGCTCGAGTCTGCCTGTAAGTTTACTTGCCACTTGCTGTGACACAAGCCCACACTACTGTAGTTGTTGATTGTACATTGAGATTACTCGTGATAAGCCCAGGAAGCGAAAAAAACAAACATTCTCACAGTAGCTGCAGGTCTGTTCGACGATTCATTCCGCAGAGCTCAAGTCTGCGGTGACttcatctttttcttccccctcaTGCCGATAAAGAACCAGCGCAAAGAATGCGGGGAGGGCAACCCCAacctctcctccacacccGCAGCAGAGTCACTGGCAAACGCAGAAGGCACGCAGAGGGATACCGCTGAAGGGACTCCTATGGAGCCACCCAACGAGACGTACCTCTTCAactgccgcgccgcaccgTACTCGAAGCTGATATACGTCTACAAAGGTATCATGTTCACATTGATTCTCTACGCGATCCGCTTAGCGTACCAGACTCGCATGCTATCCGTTCAGACTTATGGCTACATCATCCACGAGTTCGACCCGTGGTTCAACTACCGCGCCGCCGAGTACATGTCCGCGCACGGCTGGTCCGCCTTCTTCAGCTGGTTCGACTACATGAGCTGGTACCCGCTGGGCCGCCCCGTTGGCACCACCACGTACC
This DNA window, taken from Leishmania panamensis strain MHOM/PA/94/PSC-1 chromosome 34 sequence, encodes the following:
- a CDS encoding oligosaccharyl transferase-like protein (TriTrypDB/GeneDB-style sysID: LpmP.34.1040~partially sequenced multicopy gene), with the protein product MPIKNQRKECGEGNPNLSSTPAAESLANAEGTQRDTAEGTPMEPPNETYLFNCRAAPYSKLIYVYKGIMFTLILYAIRLAYQTRMLSVQTYGYIIHEFDPWFNYRAAEYMSAHGWSAFFSWFDYMSWYPLGRPVGTTTYPGLQLTAVAIHRALAAAGVPMSLNNVCVLIPAWFGAIATTILALMAFETTGSIAVSAWAALLFSISP